The Pecten maximus chromosome 6, xPecMax1.1, whole genome shotgun sequence DNA window ACCTTgatatcaaacatttatataaatattctcaAAAACTTACTTTCAATCATAATAATGGCACTGAATTGGGTACTTTTTGTCCATGAtaatattcattcattcattcattcattcttttttatttgtttattatgttttcttctttaaaatatatatatatatataaatattatcaataccATTACCTCTGCCTTTACAGTTTTTCTGCGGTAAATAATTGTCATGCATCAAATAAAGATGAATTGCTGTATGTTGCATATTACATGGTTACTTTGTTGTAGCTGTcggcaaagggagataactcgagTTAGCTTATTggcacatacaatgtacatagattttatgtataaaatgtgCATTATAACATAGAGGCAGTTGCATAAAAGTTGAACCTACTGATTTATTCACTATAAGATACAAATTTTGAAGTGAATgttacatcatatatatgtataaagcCCTCAGTTCATGGTCACATTTCTGTATCCTTGAATACAAAAGAAAATCAGTTCCGATACTTAAGGATTTCCTAGCAAAGCTTTGACAGATAATATATGCATGCCTTCAAAACTTTtatgaaatgtaaaatatttatttttaagattttatttttatattttgagactgtattttttcattattattttggaTTTGACTTCCTCATTCCAATTATTTTGTTCGATAACTACCGTGTCTCGAAGTATTGAGAAATAAATAGACATTCAAGAACGGATTCCTACGTCGTTCACTGAAGACTGCATATATCATAAAGAAAGTGTTTTTTTGAAATGTTCGATTGGTaagattttaatttatttattagtGATGTTGAAATACTATTATTGATTTTCCAGCTTCAGCCAATTCCATCCGAGGAAAGTTTACAGCAAAAATTACAGGACAAAACCAACTGGGAAGCCTACAAGGCATTAACAGTGGTTACACATCTACTGTATAAACGGCAAGAAGAGAACAACACCGGTCTCAACTACTAAATCGGCAGAAAAGCACGCCCATATGTCGTTAACCACGCCCACCTGTCGACAACCTCGCCCACCTGTCtacaaataacacattaacagtTGTTACACACCTACTGTATAAACGACAAGAAGAGAATAACACCGGTCTCAACTACTAAACCGGCAGCCAACCACGCCCACTTTTCGAAAACCACGCCCACTTGTCGTCAACAACGCCCAACGGTTGACAACCACGCCCTCTTGTCGTTAACCACGCCCGCCCGTCGTTAACCACGCCCACCCGTCGACAACCACGCCCACCTGTCTACCAATAGTACATTGGTAGGATACCGAAATTCTATTCATACTTCCGGGGCACCATACCATGTCAAACTTGACTAGTTTCCCTGTTTGACCAAGGTGAATACGCGAAACCTCTGGCCTGCAATTGAGCAGAATactagtatactgtacatgtacaccagaTTTGGATGAAGATACAACCAGAACTGCAAATATGAAATCAGTTTCACCTTATTaaaatttatcatttcaaaatgaaaaatgggTGGAATTCGTCAATTGATAATCGACGAATGAGTTTACATGTGATACAGAATTTAGTTCAAATTACCAAATAATGAAAGGGTCATCAGAGATGCCATCATTTTTAGGATGTTAGAATGTATATATGTGACTGAATTTATGCAAATAGCATACGCCCAATTTGGACGAAAAGCACAGACAGTACAAATGACGTTCAAATGGAAACAATTCTTAAGATAATTGAATGGGTATGTGAACAAAATGTGTGATTGATTTGAAAGAATGTTGTTGGATGACCTATACGTtgaattacattatttattattttttaagataTGTAAATTAAATCGACTTTTATTTGTGTCATGCGTTATGTTGTTAATTAACCTACCTTCAAGGGTTACACAATAGGTTATTAtacttacaaatatatatatatataatacggCCAtttcacatacaaaatatatgtgCGTGtaggggtcgcggtggccgagtggttaagcacagggacttgagaattagttacagtctacgtgtatttggacctcccgtagtgtgtatagcacattttcagacgttttggggtggctagattaaaattcggtaaaaatgacatacCGGCTCTGTATATAATGAACACCGGGGATGTTATTTTAACCGATTTTTTATCTAGCCACttaaaacgtctgaaaatgtgctatacacactaggggaggtcaaaatacacgtagactgtaactaattctcatgTCCCTttgtggttaaggtgtcccgacacgttTTTACTAGCCCTCGACCTCTGGGTTGCGGGTTCGAAACCCacgtagggcagttgcctggtactgaccgcaggccggTGTGTTTttctggtactccggctttcctccacctccaaaaccagacacgtccttaaatgaccctggcagtaaataggtcgttaaacaaaataaaccaaatgtGCGTGTAGGTTCATAGGTAAAAGTATACGAAcctgttatacaatgtacttagaAATGTCACAGACATCTGCGTCTATATTTTATAACACCTGGTTTTGATTTAGAGACAATTTTAACcgatttatttacaatatgtttTAAACGGTTTATCAGTGCTGTTAGATTATTTAAAAGAATCATAAgatgttatcagaaaatgttGGAAGAATGCTGGAATGGACAACCCTCGTATTCAAGTTGACAAGGAAGAAAACTCTTAGCAATATCTGTTGAACTTTGacgaaatgaaaaatgaattcCCTTAaagcatcttcgctagccaaggcttctgattacgttacactacacgaacccttggcggatataggcgtcagttctggccctctagcggtgattcgaaattaccaccctttacacatgaaattttcgaccaatcaaaacaagcgttaccgatttacttcatcggtgatgtttacaaacacacatcgaggtttggtgtcatttcgatgagatatgtaatcaatgacttatatgaattgatcaaacactgcgaatgttcccccaaagattgtgatttttgtatttaggtagaATGCCATGATTTATTCGGtaatgtagctctgtactgggtgccgcattttttgtttactgcgaaaccaagcctgaacgtacaacgcgatttgattggatgccctgggattccagggcgcgacggtttgaacacgactatatccgccaagggttcgtgtagtgtaacgtaatcagaagccttggctagcgaagatgccttaaagggacatcacggtaaaccaatttttattttgtattttttcatattattgggtatatctttaaaaaaatatccttatgaacaataaccattcgaatttgatgatatatgtatataaaaaacatcaattattaattataaaaaggttatcacaattcgttgataaatagtctgaatatgcaaattttgtgacatatacgttattatacgataacacgcatgcgcacaacacactaaaacacctgaaaacaaaaatggcttccaatgtgaatcgactgcggttgaaaacgataacagcttccgcaatgaagagaatagttggaaaatgggtcaaacacaatcctagaattaaactggggaagcagtacaatacaggtcaaacatgaaaacagcagtaatacggacgctgctcgtattctgcttgattgctggatagtaggtcatgacaatctcggtaatatttacaccaactcggtaatatttatacagcctgtaccagtacatcgctactgtcactatactatatgtacagtgtttacacttatttacacataaatatatgtgccggaatatatacagaacgtgttatttaacatttaaaccactgtataatatcgttgtccaactaatccaattcgccttgtaaactatcgtgtgtttgtgttgcctcgatttcaaaacagttacgtaatgatttaaaaataatttccgcgctaaatttagagggggattcccaactaaatcaagtggtcaagctggacatgcggatcgactgtgaacattgggacagcacagaaacataactggaaaggaacaaaacacgtacattcattgaaaattacaacgtttttaccgtgatgtcccgtgtatagcacattttcagacgttttgggttggctagattaaaattcggtaaaaatgacacacCGGCTCTGTATATAATGAACACCGGGGATGTCATTTTAACCGATTTTTTATCTAGCTACTTAAAACGTCtaaaaatgtgctatacacgcTACGGGAGGTcaaaatacacgtagactgtaactaattctcatgTCCCTttgtggttaaagtgtcccgacacgttTTTACTAGCCCTCGACCTCTGGGTTGCGGGTTCGAAACCCacgtagggcagttgcctggtactgaccgcaggccggTGTGTTTttctggtactccggctttcctccacctccaaaaccagacacgtccttaaatgaccctggctgttaataggatgttaaacaaaataaaccaaatcaaaagTACATGTAGGTTCATAGGTAAAAGCATACGAAcctgttatacaatgtatatccaaCGTAAAGCGAAAGTTGTACTTAGAAATGTCAATTGTTCCAGTTTCACAGACATCTGCGTCTATGTTTTAGAACCCCAGGTTTTGATTTAGAGACAATTTTAACcgatttattttcaatatgtttTAAACGGTATATCAGTGTTGTTAGATTATTTAAAGGAATCATAAGATGCTGTCAGAAAATGTTGGAAGAATGCTGGAATAGACAACCCTCGTATTCAAGTTGACAAGGGAGAAAACTCTTAGCAATATCTGttgaactttgaaaaaaaaagaaaaaagatgaATAATCTCCAATAATACCAAGAAAATAAAAAGGCTTTGATGCAAATAAATATTTAGACAACCATGGTTTTTGATCCGGTACTCAtgtgataaaattaaaaaaacagcaaaatttaaaaactaacatcttaaatgttgataaaaatgaatttgaaatcatacattattataattaaattattttcatttccctCACCTAATTCTCGCATTATTAAGTCCCACGTCCTAATAAGAAAAGCATATCACAATGCTTTGGAACAAGCTACATGTTATGCATCGATACATCATTTatcattgtaaatgtatataaaaaaaaaaattacaaaatcaaTCTGTTCCTGAAATAGCCTTTTAATTAATCTCCAAAATACCAAATTGtacaaaacctttttttaaatgCAACAAATGTTATTGGACTTTTTCTGATGTCAATTATATTTGCTTAAAAAACATTGTGAAAAAATACATTATGATCGAGGATAATGCacaatattgattaaatatttaaattattcaaTAATTTGGCACATCACCGAAAATTAGTTTCAATATGTTGCACTGAATACTTCTACATAGTGCTTACATATCATTACACGCTTAAGTTCTCAAATAATCCTagcaaaaataataaaacaaacctTTTTGTTCATCCCGTTTTTAATCAATTCAATTTTGTAcgagatatttttatttaattccaAGTAGACGAATAATCTTGCAACGTGAATGAGTGTAAAAATGAAAGAAGATAAGATTAAGAATAAGAATTTGTCGACTTAATCCAAACAAATGTAATTGCATGCTGCTATCTTGAAAACTACAACAATACGTGATGATATATGGATGGGGAGGGGGTATGATACTtgggttgttgttgttgttgttgttgtcttgTCGTGTCACATATATGTCAAGGTATCAAAGAATACAAAATTTAAGTGTAAATGGTGCAAATTCAAGTATTTATTTTCAACAGATTGTTTTCAAAGGTTCAGTTATTCCGGAATTTTATGAGAATACTTTACGGAAATGAGtggattttgtttttgatacattttatatgactGATTTCATTTAATCCACAAAAACAAATCATTcccattttaaaatatcaacacaaagaTATGATGAAAAATGAATAATGAAAATCGAGATGGTTTTAAAAGGTGCGacagttatataaatatttagtaATAACAGTTTAAAACAATAGTGATGGCTCTATGATGCTAACTCAAAATGTGATTAGAGCCATGTTtaaattttcatattaaaaacgagcacaagaagtttaaaacaaaaGCAACATCATCTTTTAGTTAAGGAAAAATCACCACTTACGAAAATTCCgaaaaaaattgatatgatgAGACGAGATAGACTTTTTACCATCATCAACTTGAAAAGACAATATCACTAAGAATTTAGCTTTCGAAATGCATGATTGAAATGAACCGAAGAACGTTGAAATTATGAAAACTCATCTTGAGAAACATTTTCGCTTTCGAAATACATGTCAATAGTTATTACGAGATCATTGAAAACATGAATGTTTCAAAAATAATCTATTACATGGAGCAATATCGTGGAATAACATCATCATTTCTTGCATAATAATTTCTTCATTTCCGTCCTGAACGCACTGTCAAAATATCCATATATAAACGGGTTTACAACATGGTTCACAATGTAGACCTGGAAAAGATACAGGTAAAATTGTCGGAGGTTTGGGGATGTATAGTTCCAGAATTCCTCGGAATCCAGATTGACGGCTAGGTTCACAATTAGAGTTGGTGTGTAGGTTACAACACACGTCCCAGCGATTAAGAGGAACATCAGAGAATAGCGATGTTTTTGACGCCAGTTTCTCACCGACACCGACGATGATGACTTCCGTCTTCTTGATTTCCCGGACATGTTTGACGACGCCCCGACAGATTTATGACCGCTGTTTGCTTCTTTTGAGCTATAATTGTCATTCTCAGTTGTGGAAATAGCTTCAGATGCTGGGTCGGGTTCCGATGATTGCTTTGAGATCGACCGATTGCGGTTGCGTTGTATCCGTCTATAGATGCGACGACCAATCAAAACGTAAAGAAAAATTATCAATCCTAGTGTTCCAACAGCAAGTACAAATATTATTAGTAGATAAAAGTAACCGGTCTCACTCAGAGAATTATCTGTACTATGTATTCGCCCACACCTGCTTCCAGAAATGTTTCGCTGGATGTTGAGAACAGGTATTTGGTCATAGAACCAAAAAATAGGAGCATGGCCAACGAAGCAAATGATTACTGATAAAACTAGTACAAGAATCTTCGCTTTGTTGTTCATTTGCATTCCAAACGGCCGACATATCTTCAAATATCTCTCCACGCCGATGACAAGAACCAATTCCACCGAGACAGCATTCATGGCTTTTAGTGAAAAACCAGAGAATCTTGCACGTAATGTTTCCATAAAAGGCAACGGGAAGAATGTTTCTTGTGAGTGAGAACGCAGGTCCAGTTATGCAAACAACGATATCTACTGCAGCAAGAGCCAGAATGAATATTCGATCATCTATCTTGATGTTCAGGCggacattatatatgtatataatcattACATTACCCAAGACACCTATAACGATGTATATTCCAAGAAACACGTCAATGAGAATCAAAGACATCGCAAGTTCACTATTCCAGGTAAGAACGTCCTCTGTTCTATTAGCCGATTTAAACTCCTCCATTATGATAGACTTTCCAGATAATGATTAAATTGCTGTGTATTATCATTCGCTGTTGGAGCTCAAGGACACGGGCACATACTCTGCGTCATGATAACTAAGGATATCCTTTCCACATCACTTCCGCTTCCGTGTTTGGATCGGCTAATCATGAGTATACTGTCAAACGCATATGGGTCAACGACTATATATTACTTATGCACTTAATGGTATCGTATGAAAGCAAGTTTTGTGGTTTATATGAATTAAACCATATTCAAAATGATTGGCTAAATTATAAAACACATATGTCCACAGACCATATActcaaacatatacattttatacatacattatatagtaaacTTCGCTCCCTTCCAAGGAGCAAACATAAGGTCCAGGGATATGAAATTGACAAGTTTAATGAAACACCTTAAGGTCATTCcatcaataaatattaattatgtcCAGGGAAACTTGGCCATACGATTTTTAAAAGTCTATCTGACctcttttggccccgcccataagTCTCAGGAGTGAACCAGGCTCAAAATCATCGTAGTATCAAACGGCCGTGGAGTTATATTCCAATTAAGTTTAAACTACTTCTatataaaaatctaaaattaacaaaactatCAAAAGCTGTCGTGTTCTTTTATAAGCTATAGGAcaccgccccccccccccccccccccccctctctctctctctctctaggGGTAAATATGAagtaattaaattcaaaaatgtaattaatcATGTGCAGGCTTTtcccatctatgaagagtatctGTTCCCAATAATTACAGAAGAATATTGAGATTGGAGTGGAACCCTTCGAACCCCACCCCCCAGTTTCAACAGTTTGTTAAATCTTTGATCAATGACTGAGAAAATTTCATTGGAATTGTATGACATCGAACGATGTACTTTTTGTAAGTAAAATAACGACGGTCAAAAGGCGAATAAAATGAGTCACTTGAGAATATTTTCATGATCGGATATGGATTTCTCGCTCGTTAATATAAGCTCGTGAAGGACCTTGCACGGAAATCCTGtaattagtatatataatatactatacTGAGTAAGGGGCATTAGCTTAGTACAAGTACCCTATACATTAAAATTTCATATCACGATAACagtatttataatgtaaaaagTCTACGGAGTCACGGAAACTCAGCAGTTTTCACGTTTAACAGCTGTAGCATGTAACCATTGAAAAAATAAAGTTGCACTGCGCtttgaaaaatgaaatctttattactttacaacaattgcgaaacaagttaatTCAACTAATATGAATCACTCTTGGAGGCCCGGATGAAAGAAAGCAATTGGTCTtttgtgggaggaaactggagaaCTCAAAAAACCACGTGGTGAAGCATACCTTTTCGCGTCCGGTCggagaatcgaaccccggccgcctaggtgaaaggcaagtatgTTACCATTGTGCCACccgacaatgacaatgacaatgacaatattttattctcataaaaatataaagtgtagagaattatatacatacaaaattgtacaggacatatgatataatacattgtacatggatACATTTTTTAAGCAAGAGATTATCCTAAACTGACCACTACATTATACCCTTGACATAACGCCATTCTCGTCATAGAGTCACCCTCATATACTGCCCACTGAACCGTACATTGCAAGAATGGATCATAAATAATAATGTTATCCTCTCAATGTTATCGCCATTTGTTCATATTAGATAATAGAAATACTTAATTTCACAAAGTTATCAATTATTCCATAAACCTATACAACTGGCGTTACTATGCATATAGCAGTTtgatagtaaaaaaaaaatgggccggtctgtgctgtcgtggttgtgtcaatgcccccccctcctccccccccccccccctccctcccccacCACCCTTACTGCCCTGGATGACATGCAGCGGACATCCCATGTAtcgttcagtgaggtagtcaccaactactataAGGCTGTTCTCGGGGTGATAAGCCCAAGCCCAgccaaacaaacaaatgattgACATCTATCAAATGATATTCACTTTGTTCATAACATATGACTAACTATGAAAGTGTTGAAAGAGACTTCAATTGTCTGTGTTCTTGTCGTCATCgttataacaatttttttttaaaccgaGTCCAGATTAGAGTGTAAATGTGTTAGTTCCATAATCTTTCTCTCGACAAAAAAATATCTACGTACAAGAAAGCGTTGAGTAAATCAATCTGCTTTAAAAATACCGTTATTTTCATAATGTACATtgaaatcttttattttttatggaaagaaattaaatataaatccTGATAGCAAGTCAATCCCGTTAATGCGTTACTTAAATGCATATGAAcgatatcatacaatatatatactgtatatgcgatgtttgttatgtgtatgtgtgtaagCGAGTATACATCGTGTGCATGTACATAGCTATGTGTTCAACCACAGTACAATGAAACTGACACAGTATAGGTGTATTAGATTGTGGAATTCTGAACATGTGTGTATTCTGTAAAATcaattgatacatgtatatatgtatatatataacatagtaacacaaatgacgaatgACGACAgatttatgactcgtgccctgtGTAATATGTCGTTGCTGACAGGCTGTGAgaggaatatatattttaataaagagGACCAGCGTCTTGATACGTTGTCGCCATTTTATTCAACTAACTATAAAACATATCTCGGACCAACATATCCGGAATCAagtacaaactaataaaacaaaattagaaataaacaacaatatccggaatggagttatttccccttagaCCATAATACTATAAGATATCTCACAGACCAGtaacaccatatacataacatgCCCCCCCTTGAAAAATTGAACCCTGTGAAATTAAGAACTGGTCATGAGATATCTGATTACATGACAtgaaatgacaatgaaatacaGAAATCAAGAATTTTATACTATTAACTTAAATgcaactataaaaaaaaaccgaGTAAATCTGTAAGAAAACCTCCCTCACACAACACCAAGTCTACATCATACCTATAGCTACCCTCCAGCTGCGCATTTCTGGAAGACAAATATAAGGATGCAGACTTAATAGACTGGGTAAAAGAACTtcacatacaaaaaaaacaagttattaagctacatttaaaatgatattaatttcaGTAATTTAACAAGAATTGTATTAAACTTTAGTAAATATTTATGACTTCTACAATATTCAAGAAATCAAAACTTAAGGCacatacaaattttaagatacaACAATCATAAAAAATACACTTTGTACCTATACAAGATgctatatacagtacacatgtatTCAACTATGAACTCAAGAATGATTACATTTGATACAGTAGATCAAATGCAGATTATCATTCTGAAACCCATCAAGCTTgtcattcaaaaataaaataatataccagtaacatgcTAAATGGTAAATCCTTTGTGGTAATACtaactttgttatttatataatatataaacgtTTAACTTGCAATATCAACATGTtgtgtacaataatgt harbors:
- the LOC117329837 gene encoding LOW QUALITY PROTEIN: cholecystokinin receptor-like (The sequence of the model RefSeq protein was modified relative to this genomic sequence to represent the inferred CDS: deleted 1 base in 1 codon); amino-acid sequence: MEEFKSANRTEDVLTWNSELAMSLILIDVFLGIYIVIGVLGNVMIIYIYNVRLNIKIDDRIFILALAAVDIVVCITGPAFSLTRNILPVAFYGNITCKILWFFTKAMNAVSVELVLVIGVERYLKICRPFGMQMNNKAKILVLVLSVIICFVGHAPIFWFYDQIPVLNIQRNISGSRCGRIHSTDNSLSETGYFYLLIIFVLAVGTLGLIIFLYVLIGRRIYRRIQRNRNRSISKQSSEPDPASEAISTTENDNYSSKEANSGHKSVGASSNMSGKSRRRKSSSSVSVRNWRQKHRYSLMFLLIAGTCVVTYTPTLIVNLAVNLDSEEFWNYTSPNLRQFYLYLFQVYIVNHVVNPFIYGYFDSAFRTEMKKLLCKK